A region from the Drosophila ananassae strain 14024-0371.13 chromosome 2L, ASM1763931v2, whole genome shotgun sequence genome encodes:
- the LOC6501038 gene encoding UDP-glucosyltransferase 2, producing MRISSSGAGIGLFFVVGLVLVLSSNADDKVKSSRILAVFPFPGRSQYIFAEQYLKELSRRSHNVTVINTFGSDKIEPNFRVIGAKKIHELMAAFNSIMYNAPASQWKMLTMTTEFINLLTTCILDDPAVKELLASDERFDMVVFETVQNEALFGLAQHFGALTMGISSYGTDRHIDELMGNISPLSYNPMLLSSRTERMNFEDRFWNLWDALLLWVHKRVVHLPTQRDLLKKYFPESKQSLEEIMDKFSLVLMGQHFSLSYPRPYLPNMIEVGGLHLQQQRKVQPLPQELSDFVGQATEGVIYFSMGSNIKSKDLPPSVRQALMETFASLPQSILWKFEDDQLEEKPANVFISKWFPQPDILAHPNVKLFITHGGLLSTIESIYFGKPVLGLPVFYDQHLNIQRAKQAGYGLSADLWSSNATVLIPLIQELLVNPSYAKAAETKSRLFRDQKETALERAIWWTEYVLRNDGAAHMRCASRDLSFVQFHGLDTWGLLLALALLVLLSFAIVLKLLFRGLCYVIVKRRHRTNKLKTH from the exons ATGCGAATTTCAAGTTCTGGTGCTGGTATCggccttttttttgttgttggcttGGTGCTTGTTTTGAGTTCTAATGCCGATGACAAGGTTAAAAGTTCCCGCATTCTGGCGGTGTTTCCCTTCCCCGGTCGATCTCAGTATATTTTCGCTGAACAGTACCTTAAGGAGCTATCCCGACGTAGTCACAATGTCACAGTAATTAACACCTTCGGTAGCGACAAAATTGAGCCCAATTTTCGTGTAATTggtgcaaaaaaaattcacgaACTAATGGCAG CTTTTAACAGTATTATGTACAATGCGCCAGCTAGCCAGTGGAAAATGCTGACCATGACCACAGAGTTCATCAATCTTCTAACCACTTGCATTCTGGATGATCCGGCTGTGAAGGAGTTGCTGGCCAGCGACGAGAGGTTCGACATGGTCGTATTCGAAACGGTTCAAAACGAGGCTCTTTTTGGATTAGCCCAGCACTTTGGAGCCCTAACCATGGGAATTTCATCGTATGGAACAGATCGCCATATCGACGAATTAATGGGCAATATCTCGCCACTGTCCTACAATCCTATGCTCTTGTCATCACGAACAGAACGAATGAATTTCGAAGATCGCTTCTGGAACCTTTGGGATGCCTTGCTCCTTTGGGTGCATAAGCGAGTTGTTCACTTGCCAACTCAGAGAGACCtgcttaaaaaatactttccaGAGTCCAAGCAATCTCTAGAGGAGATCATGGATAAATTCTCACTGGTTCTGATGGGTCAGCACTTTTCACTGAGCTACCCGCGCCCCTATCTGCCCAATATGATCGAAGTGGGAGGACTCCATCTGCAGCAGCAACGTAAAGTGCAACCTCTGCCCCAGGAACTTTCGGATTTTGTCGGTCAAGCCACTGAGGGAGTAATATATTTCTCGATGGGCTCCAACATCAAAAGCAAGGACCTGCCACCGTCTGTCCGTCAAGCTCTGATGGAAACCTTTGCCAGTTTGCCTCAAAGTATACTGTGGAAATTCGAGGACGATCAGCTGGAAGAGAAACCAGCTAATGTTTTCATTAGCAAGTGGTTTCCTCAACCAGATATTCTGGCCCATCCGAATGTAAAGCTGTTCATTACCCACGGCGGATTATTGAGCACCATCGAGAGCATATATTTTGGAAAACCAGTTTTGGGACTGCCAGTTTTCTACGATCAGCACTTAAATATCCAGAGGGCCAAGCAGGCGGGCTATGGTCTAAGTGCCGATTTGTGGAGTTCCAATGCCACTGTGTTGATTCCGTTGATCCAGGAACTGCTGGTGAATCCCAGCTATGCTAAGGCCGCTGAGACCAAGTCTAGGCTATTCCGCGATCAAAAAGAGACCGCCTTGGAACGTGCCATCTGGTGGACAGAGTATGTTCTGCGAAATGATGGCGCCGCCCACATGAGGTGTGCCTCCCGGGATCTCAGCTTTGTGCAGTTCCACGGATTGGATACCTGGGGCCTTCTCCTCGCACTCGCGTTGCTCGTGCTACTGAGCTTTGCAATTGTTCTGAAGCTTCTGTTCAGGGGCCTTTGTTATGTAATCGTTAAGCGTCGACATCGGACGAATAAATTGAAGACCCATTAA
- the LOC6502673 gene encoding UDP-glycosyltransferase UGT5: MLPLKLCAIFTLLMPVCLEAARILAVFPFPGPSQYINALPYLKELAARGHEVTSINAFPQKKPLKNFRDIPIPEVFENYNDLITDLSQPMNLWQENNFINKFFVSVTRAVLTNKEVKESLLPLGKDHFDLIIVEALRTDAYYGFASHFNAPIIGLSTFGTDWNIDELVGNVSPMSYTPLVTAGLTDRMSFRERITNFVDTTLAWLNYKYVHMPLQEEMYAKYFPEASKRVPLSDLNRNFSLVLLNQHFSLSYPRPYVPNMIQVGGLHISHKPAPLPQDLEEFIQGAGKAGVIYFSLGSNVKSKDLPAERREIILKTFATLPQRVLWKFEEDQLPGKPSNVFISKWFPQPDILAHPNVKLFITHGGLLSTIESIHHGKPVLGLPFFYDQFLNVKRATQAGFGLGLDHKTMTQREFKETIERLVNEPKFADTAKQMSDRYRDQPMTPLETAIWWTEYVLRHKGAYHMRVAGQDLGFFAYHSLDVIGTLLGGALLLLAIVLALLCKFITLAGFRNSKKKRKIH; encoded by the exons ATGCTTCCTTTAAAATTATGTGCAATTTTTACTTTACTTATGCCTGTGTGCTTGGAGGCGGCAAGAATACTGGCTGTATTTCCATTTCCCGGACCGTCGCAGTACATAAATGCGTTGCCATATCTAAAGGAACTCGCCGCTCGGGGTCACGAAGTGACCTCCATTAATGCTTTTCCCCAGAAGAAACCTCTAAAAAACTTCCGGGATATTCCTATACCTGAGGTATTCGAAAACTACAATG aTCTAATTACAGACTTGAGTCAGCCAATGAACTTGTGGCAagagaataattttattaacaaattttttgtcaGTGTCACTCGCGCCGTTTTGACAAACAAAGAAGTGAAAGAATCGCTCCTGCCACTTGGAAAGGATCACTTTGACTTAATAATTGTAGAGGCTTTGCGAACAGATGCATATTATGGATTTGCTTCTCATTTCAATGCCCCAATCATTGGTCTCTCGACCTTTGGCACTGACTGGAATATCGACGAGCTAGTCGGCAACGTATCCCCCATGTCATACACTCCCCTGGTGACCGCGGGTTTAACGGATCGAATGAGTTTCAGAGAGCGCATTACCAATTTTGTGGATACTACATTAGCCTGGCTAAACTACAAATATGTGCACATGCCTCTGCAGGAAGAGATGTACGCGAAGTACTTCCCGGAGGCCTCGAAAAGGGTTCCATTGTCCGACTTAAATAGAAACTTCTCATTGGTGTTGCTCAATCAGCACTTCTCGCTGAGTTATCCCCGTCCATATGTTCCTAACATGATCCAGGTTGGAGGCCTGCATATATCTCATAAGCCGGCTCCTTTACCCCAGGACTTGGAAGAGTTTATTCAGGGCGCCGGCAAGGCAGGCGTCATCTACTTCTCCTTGGGATCTAATGTGAAAAGCAAGGACTTGCCCGCTGAAAGAAGGGAAATAATCTTGAAAACGTTTGCCACTCTGCCGCAGCGAGTGCTTTGGAAATTCGAGGAGGACCAGTTGCCGGGTAAGCCGTCGAATGTGTTTATTAGCAAATGGTTTCCCCAGCCAGACATCTTGGCCCATCCCAACGTAAAGCTCTTCATCACACATGGAGGCTTGCTAAGCACGATCGAGAGCATCCACCATGGCAAGCCGGTCCTTGGATTGCCCTTTTTCTACGACCAATTTCTGAATGTCAAAAGAGCAACACAGGCTGGATTTGGTCTGGGACTCGACCACAAGACAATGACGCAGCGAGAGTTTAAGGAAACCATCGAGAGATTGGTAAACGAACCCAAGTTTGCGGACACGGCCAAGCAGATGTCCGATCGCTATCGGGACCAACCGATGACTCCTCTGGAAACAGCCATTTGGTGGACAGAGTACGTTTTGCGACACAAGGGGGCCTATCACATGCGAGTGGCTGGCCAAGATCTCGGCTTCTTTGCCTATCACAGCTTGGACGTGATCGGAACTCTTTTGGGAGGAGCTCTTCTGCTCCTTGCAATTGTGCTGgctttgctttgtaaatttatCACCCTCGCCGGCTTCCGTAACTCTAAGAAAAAACGGAAAATTCATTAG
- the LOC6499528 gene encoding UDP-glycosyltransferase UGT4: MSRGFSSLGILTLLFVCLLEPKIVKSENILGIFSYTFGSSYLLIEPYLNLLVQRGHQLTIISAVTHLPHIEGAHHIRVARLDQQMQDLLDYDYEFEVTKWMEAQFVSDYFFNCSKFVLEDPGVQELIHNKSVEFSMVILEAAHTDALYGFAQHFNAPLVGIAAFGSAWNIDFLAGNSAPSVYEPMSALGYSPGLSLLEKWYNLIFITEERLVERFIYLPRQIDLYKKYFSDGAASLHDIRRRFSLILINQHFSLGRVRSNVPNLVEVAGMHLAGQPDPLGDELRAFIEGAEHGVIYFSMGLQVLEKWLPPGLPEIMINSFKKLKQRVIWKWSDGSIANNTSNVYVSGLLPQREILNHPNVKLFITHGGLLSIIEAAHYAVPILSLPLFFDQFQNTKRMEKMGVARSLEILNISQEIVVQAIEDMLNNSSYKQRALDLSERFHDQPMSPIDTAIWWTEYVLRHKGADHMRIAEQEMSLMQYYNVDIISVLFGRIGFTVLIVIFLGWKLVTLATRNLEYRFNWLMVR; encoded by the exons ATGTCGAGAGGCTTTTCGAGCTTGGGCATTCTGACCCTATTGTTCGTTTGCCTGCTGGAGCctaaaattgtaaaatcgGAAAACATATTGGGAATATTCTCATACACTTTTGGATCATCTTACCTTCTGATCGAGCCCTATTTAAACCTCCTTGTCCAGCGGGGCCACCAGTTGACAATCATTTCGGCCGTCACCCACTTGCCGCACATTGAGGGTGCTCACCACATTCGCGTGGCAAGACTCGATCAGCAAATGCAAG ATCTCCTTGACTACGATTATGAATTCGAGGTAACCAAGTGGATGGAGGCTCAGTTCGTCTCCGACTACTTTTTCAACTGTTCCAAGTTCGTACTCGAGGATCCTGGCGTGCAGGAGTTAATCCACAACAAGAGTGTTGAATTCTCTATGGTGATTTTGGAGGCTGCCCACACCGACGCCCTTTATGGATTTGCTCAGCATTTCAATGCTCCGCTGGTAGGTATTGCCGCCTTTGGCTCTGCTTGGAACATTGACTTCTTGGCCGGCAACTCCGCCCCGAGTGTTTACGAGCCAATGTCAGCCTTGGGTTACTCGCCGGGGCTTAGTTTACTGGAGAAGTGGTACAaccttatttttatcacaGAAGAGCGCTTGGTAGAGCGTTTTATTTACCTGCCTCGCCAAATCGATCTTTATAAAAAGTACTTTTCTGACGGAGCAGCCAGTCTGCACGATATCCGCCGGAGATTTTCCCTGATCCTGATCAACCAGCACTTTAGCCTGGGACGGGTACGTAGCAATGTGCCCAATTTGGTGGAAGTAGCTGGAATGCACTTGGCAGGGCAGCCAGATCCCTTAGGCGATGAGCTCAGGGCCTTCATCGAGGGTGCTGAGCATGGAGTAATATATTTTTCCATGGGCCTTCAGGTGCTGGAGAAATGGCTGCCGCCGGGACTGCCCGAGATAATGATTAATTCATTCAAGAAGCTAAAGCAACGTGTGATATGGAAGTGGTCTGATGGGTCAATAGCAAACAATACCAGCAATGTGTATGTCAGTGGACTATTGCCGCAACGCGAAATACTAAACCACCCGAATGTGAAGCTCTTCATCACCCACGGCGGTCTTTTGAGCATCATCGAGGCCGCTCATTATGCCGTCCCAATACTCAGCCTGCCTCTCTTCTTTGATCAGTTTCAAAACACCAAGCGAATGGAGAAAATGGGAGTGGCCCGTAGCctggaaattttaaatatctcCCAAGAAATAGTTGTGCAGGCCATAGAAGATATGTTGAACAACAGCTCTTACAAGCAGAGAGCCCTTGATTTGTCCGAAAGATTCCACGACCAACCCATGTCCCCCATCGATACGGCCATTTGGTGGACGGAGTACGTCCTTCGACACAAGGGAGCCGATCACATGCGAATCGCCGAGCAGGAAATGTCCCTTATGCAATACTACAATGTGGACATAATCTCTGTGCTTTTCGGACGCATCGGCTTCACTGTCCTCATCGTGATTTTCCTGGGATGGAAACTGGTCACTTTGGCCACCAGGAACTTAGAGTACAGGTTTAATTGGCTAATGGTCAGGTAA
- the LOC6501037 gene encoding UDP-glycosyltransferase UGT5 encodes MFPPGRWLLFWPTAMSLICWLEAARILFIAPYESYSQCALMSPYIHGLVDRGHELTVILAYKECMTIGNVTSIRIMDNHNIISDFEDIFLDSVVGSPGGKWAEMHTMANVMVKAGLNVLLNPGVQALIKTNVTFDLLILEAGYTDLLYGLAAHFNASLVGISTCGADWNINRLKDHGVSVVEEPIMPLVTPASGSIWDRLYTWYISTEEWLLFEMIFLPKLKMVHDYFFGHLDQSFLEIRHSFSLILLNQHFSMFRARPNAPGIIEVGGLHIPKVVPKLSKDLQVFIDEAEYGVIYFSLGVELKCKDLPTETLEMFVETFKSLPQRVIWKFEDEPFENLTQNIYMANFLPQQTILAHPNVKMFICHGGMLSVIEAVYYGKPLLGFPIYYDQFRNFEVLVDDGMALLMNINSFSGEDLKKSIDSLINNPTFSENALALSQRFRDRPMHPLEQTIYWTEYVLRYKGAKHMRVPHSNIKFAEYYSLDKFLLLGLRFFVTIFSVYFALSKWRCYLRYLVKFAKRFLPCFR; translated from the exons ATGTTTCCACCGGGACGTTGGCTGCTCTTTTGGCCAACGGCCATGAGTTTGATCTGTTGGTTAGAAGCTGCTCGGATCCTCTTTATCGCCCCATATGAATCATATTCTCAGTGCGCATTAATGTCCCCCTATATCCATGGACTTGTGGATCGTGGCCACGAACTCACAGTTATCCTGGCCTATAAGGAGTGCATGACTATTGGAAATGTGACCTCTATTCGCATAATGGATAACCACAACATTATTTCAG ATTTTGAAGACATATTTCTTGACTCAGTTGTTGGTTCTCCCGGAGGAAAATGGGCAGAAATGCACACCATGGCCAATGTCATGGTTAAAGCTGGACTTAATGTTCTCCTCAATCCGGGAGTTCAGGCTCTGATAAAAACTAATGTTACATTCGATTTGCTGATATTGGAAGCAGGTTATACGGATTTGCTCTATGGCCTAGCCGCCCATTTCAATGCATCGCTTGTTGGCATTTCAACCTGTGGGGCAGACTGGAACATCAACCGACTAAAGGATCATGGGGTATCGGTGGTGGAGGAGCCAATAATGCCATTGGTAACTCCAGCCTCAGGCAGCATCTGGGACCGCCTTTATACTTGGTATATCAGTACAGAAGAGTGGCTGCTGTTTGAAATGATATTTCTTCCAAAACTAAAAATGGTACAcgattatttttttggccatcTGGATCAATCGTTTTTGGAAATTCGACACAGTTTTTCCCTAATTCTACTCAATCAGCACTTCAGCATGTTCCGCGCCAGACCGAATGCTCCTGGGATAATCGAAGTGGGTGGCCTTCATATACCGAAAGTCGTTCCAAAACTCTCAAAAGATCTGCAAGTTTTCATCGATGAGGCAGAATACGGCGTGATATATTTTTCCCTAGGTGTGGAACTAAAGTGTAAGGATCTGCCAACAGAAACATTGGAAATGTTTGTGGAGACCTTCAAGTCACTACCACAGCGTGTTATTTGGAAATTCGAAGACGAaccctttgaaaatttgactcaaaatatttatatggcAAATTTCCTGCCCCAACAAACCATTTTAGCGCACCCGAATGTGAAGATGTTTATTTGTCACGGCGGAATGCTGAGTGTTATTGAGGCGGTCTACTATGGAAAACCTCTGTTGGGGTTTCCTATTTATTACGATCAATTCCGGAACTTTGAAGTTTTGGTAGACGACGGCATGGCGCTGTTAATGAATATAAATAGCTTTAGTGGGGAGGATCTTAAAAAATCCATCGATAGCTTGATCAATAATCCTACTTTCTCGGAAAATGCCTTGGCTTTATCCCAAAGGTTTCGGGATCGTCCCATGCATCCTTTGGAACAAACTATTTACTGGACAGAGTATGTCCTGCGCTACAAAGGAGCCAAACACATGCGGGTTCCCCATTCGAACATAAAATTTGCAGAATATTATTCCCTGGACAAATTTTTGCTCTTAGGATTACGGTTCTTCGTTACAATTTTTTCGGTTTACTTCGCACTTTCCAAGTGGAGATGTTATCTAAGGTATTTGGTCAAATTTGCAAAGCGCTTTTTGCCATGCTTCCGATGA